In Macaca nemestrina isolate mMacNem1 chromosome 14, mMacNem.hap1, whole genome shotgun sequence, the sequence gtgtcttgcccaggctgcggGAAAGGAGAGGGGCGGGAGCCGGGTGGGGGCAACGCGATCCAGGCCACGGCGGCAATTCGCCCTCTTCGAGTCTCTCCTGTTAGACGCAAGGTGGGAAAAGGCACAACATGGCAACGCCATGCACCTCCCACGGTGGGCAACTCACTGCCGGTGAACGTCAGACCTTGGCAGTTTCCAGACCTTCGGAACCGGAAGCGGAGCCTGGGAGCGCGCCCGAGAGGGCGTGAACGGGACCGCTTTCCCGGAAGTGCTTGCGGCCTCGGCCCAGCGAGCTGCCCAGCGGTCCTTCGTTTCCTAATCGGGGCAGCGCCGCGGGAGAGAACTTTACCTTGACTACACTAAGTTCTCAGTGCCACTCCCTAGCAGGGCGGGACCTTGTTTAGGCCCTGTGATCCCGCGGTTGTTTAGGCCCTGTGATCCCGTAGTAGCGCAAGGCGCAGAGTGGACCTTGACCCGCCCAGGGCGGGAAAAGAGTTTGACCCGCCCGGTCCCAAAGAACAGAATGGACGGGCTCCTAAATCCCAGGGAATCCTCTAAATTTATCGCAGAAAACAGTCGGGATGTGTTTATTGACAGCGGAGGCGTACGGAGGGTGGCAGAGCTGCTGCTGGCCAAGGCGGCGGGGCCAGAGCTGCGCGTGGAGGGGTGGAAAGCCCTTCATGAACTGAACCCCAGGGCGGCCGACGAGGCCGCGGTCAACTGGGTGTTCGTGACAGACACACTCAACTTCTCCTTTTGGTCGGAGCAGGACGAGCACAAGTGTGTGGTGAGGCACAGAGGGAGAACGTACAGTGGGTACTGGTCCCTGTGCGCCGCCGTCAACAGAGCCCTCGACGAAGGTTGGTGCCATACTCGCTGTCGGACCTTGTAGCCTTTGAGGTTTCCATTTACTTGGGGAGCGTGTAGCGGGATTCCAAGGAGCGGGTTGGGAGATGGAATAATGGGAAGCGAACCTGAAGTTCGTTGCAAGTCCTGCTTAAAATAGAAGTATGAAAAGGGGCGTATTTTAGTGGGAAATGATGTTAATATTTATCATTGCAGCATAAAAGTTACAGTAGCATAAGTCAGTTTTATAAAGAATGCCATTTGAATGACACCTGAAGAACAAAAGGACCGATGTTATAAACCAATTTACTCAAAATACATCTGATGTAATATTGCAGTAGTTAGAAATGGGTGAATAAGCACAGATGAACAAGTAGAAAATGAGAGTTTTGCTTTAGATTTTTTATTCATCCACTTTTGGTGCATTCCTATAACATTCATTTGGTTTCATATTAATTCCATGTTGTAAAAGCAAGGGTTTGATGAATATAAAAGTATGACATTGGtcctctgaattttatttttttcactaaagGGATACCAATAACTAGTGCCTCGTACTACGCGACAGTGACCCTGGATCAGGTTCGGAATATACTTCGTTCTGACACAGACGTGTCCATGCCTTTAGTAGAAGAGAGGCATCGGATTCTCAATGAAACCGGGAAAATTCTGCTGGAGAAGTTTGGAGGCTCTTTTCTCAACTGCGTCCGAGAAAGTGAGAATAGTGCGCAGAAGTTAATGCACCTGGTGGTTGAAAGTTTTCCTTCCTACAGAGATGTGACTCTGTTTGAGGTGAGTTGCTTCTGTTGGGGATTTAAGAAGTCTTAATTATCTCAGAGTTAACTCTTTTACTTCCAGAACTCATTTTGAGAATAAAAACTTAAATTCCTTGTGGAAGAAACTAACAAAATTAAGTAGTGTTTCAAAGtcatttcttatgttttctttttgtttgtttgtttgtttgagacagagttttgctcttgttgcccaggctggagtgcaatggcgtgatcttggttcactgcaacttctacctcccgggttcaagcgattctcctgcctcagcctccccagtagctgggattacacggatgcgccaccatgcccggctaattttttgtatttttagtagcgatggggtttcactatgttggccaggctggtctcaaactcccaacctcaggtgatccgcccgccttagcctcccaaagtattgtgattacaggcatgagcc encodes:
- the QNG1 gene encoding queuosine 5'-phosphate N-glycosylase/hydrolase, with product MDGLLNPRESSKFIAENSRDVFIDSGGVRRVAELLLAKAAGPELRVEGWKALHELNPRAADEAAVNWVFVTDTLNFSFWSEQDEHKCVVRHRGRTYSGYWSLCAAVNRALDEGIPITSASYYATVTLDQVRNILRSDTDVSMPLVEERHRILNETGKILLEKFGGSFLNCVRESENSAQKLMHLVVESFPSYRDVTLFEGKRVSFYKRAQILVADTWSVLEGKGDGCFKDISSITMFADYRLPQVLAHLGALKYSDELLKKLLKGEMLSYGDRQEVEIRGCSLWCVELIRDCLLELIEQKGEKPSGEINSILLDYYLWDYARDHREDMKGIPFHRTRCIYY